CAAACAAATACGTAAAATTGGAACACGAGTGCCGATTGTTGACAAAACGGTAGAGCCTTCCGAAGGACAAATCGGAAAGTTTTTTCCTTTAAACGAAGAAAGAAAAATTCCAATTTCTAACTTAAATGAAACAAATAGCCGTAATATAGAAAAAGCAGATGATCTTACAATTAGCAAAGATGGAGAACGCATTTATTTTACTGAACCATACGATCACCCGAATTCCATTCTTGGAGTAAGTTCGCAATCAAAGCATGAAGTCCTAACATTGGGAAGAAACGGACATCTATGGAAATATGATTTAAAAGATAACACTGCAAGTTTGATCGCACATCAATATACATATCTAGATGGAATTTTGTTAGAATATTCAAATACTGAAACAGAATCATCAATTCTTTTGAATGAACTTTCGAAATCAAGGCTCATTCGGCTTCACCTAACGGGGATCAATAAAGGAAAGGATGAGATCGTAATTGAAGGCCTTCCTGGATTTCCAGACGGAATGGATAGAGATCCAGATGGCAGAATTTGGATCGCAATTCCTGTTGAACGATCTAAATTGATCACGTGGTTACATAAACATCCATTTTTGAAACGTCTTGTTTTATACATACCAGAAAGTCTTTTGCCTGTTTCTAAAAAAACAGGAATTCTTGCATTAACACCTAATGGAAGTAAGCCTGTCTATTTTTCTATGCATAATGGAAGTTTATTTTCTCATATCATAGTCGTTGTCCCAGGAAAAGCTAAACTATATCTAGCTGTCTATCAAGAAGGTTTTAGAGGATTTGTCACCATGCCATATCCTAACAATCTTTAGATGGCAATATTGGGCGCCTCGCAAAAATAAGATATTTCAACTAATATAGATTAAGCGATCCCGCTCTCCGTTCCAATCTTTCCCTTCGGGAAAGGATTTCCACTGCGATCGGTGGCGCAGGGACTAATTCACAATAGAGAATAGGTGAACTCGTTGTGGAAAAATGTGAACTTTAAAGAAAAAAAAATCTTTAGAGTTTTGAACGGACTTTCTTATTCATCGGTGTTATGGTAAAAGGAAAGCATTGGGTGGCGGGTCTAGTTCCCCTCCCTAATCGGGTGGGGATAAAGATATCCATTCTGTACCTAACAACCATACTCCTATGCACAACGCTTCGAGGCACGGCGTCGTTGCAGCTCTTGATTCCCCTTCTTGAGACTTTCTTACTGCAACGGTCGTTCCCCATGCAGAGAGCCTGCAGGAGGTCTCATCACTGTTTGGGTTGATTGATTTGATAAATGGGATTAGGTAATTGGAAAGTTTGTCATGCGGGCGAAGGGGCTCGAACCCTCGCCAGAAGCTTGGAAGGCTGCTGTGCTACCGTTACACCACACCCGCGACAGTAAATACATAGTTTTGGTTGGGGGTAAAGGGTCAATGATTTTTGGTTCCAGAAAGTGTGGGAGGGAGAAAATGAGACTATGGCCCTGCCCCAAGCACTCGAAAATTACCGAAAACAATATCGTAAAATCAAATTATTCCAAGATGTAGCCTCAGTTTTGCATTGGGACTCGGAGGTGATGATGCCTGAAGAAGGTCGGGAATACCGGTCCTCCCAAATCGCCGCTGTCGCAGAACTCACTCATGATTGGATGACAGACAAATCTTTCTTAAACCAAATCCAATCCGCAAAAGAATCGATCAATGAGCTTCCTGAATTTGAGCGATCAGTTTGGAATCGTGAGTTGGAAGTCCTCATGGAAGAGAAAGATAAGGCAGATAAACTGCCTTCTGAGTTTGTTTCCGAATTCGCACGAGTCACTAATTTAGCACATGCCGAATGGGCAATGGCAAAAAAAGAAAAGAACTTCCAATCATTTTCAAAACGATTAGAGGAATTAGTTCAATTATCCAAAAAACAAGCAGATTACTTCGGTTATACGACAGAGCCTTATGATGCATTGCTCGACAGTTACGAAAAAGGTGCCAAAGCAAAACAAATTCAAATTTTGTTTTCTGATTTGAAAGACTCACTTGTTCCTATTGTTGCTACTGCTCCTAAATTCAAAAACCCTTTCCCTGGACCAATCTCTATAGAGAAACAAACTAAGTTTTGTAATCGTCTGCCTTCACTTCTAGGTTTAACAACAAAAGAATCTAGATTGGATACTAGTAACCATCCGTTTTCTACAAGTTTAGGAAAAGGTGACAAACGAATCACAACTAGGTATTCTGAAACTGATCCATTATCCTCCATCTTTGGTGTGTTACATGAAACAGGTCATTCATTATATGAATCTGGGTTGTCAGCAATGCCAGATTGGCCGACGCCAATTACAGAATTCCTAAGTTTAGGTATCCATGAATCACAAAGTCGATTGTGGGAAAACCAAGTGGGACGTTCCTTACCTTTTTGGGAGTTTGTTTATCCTATTTTGTTATCTGATTTTAGCCTCACAGATAAAGAACTTCCTTTTAAAGAGTTATACCAATTCATCAATAGCACAGAAAAAACGAAAGTAAGAGTGGAAGCTGACCAGGTAACTTATAACCTACATATCATTTTACGCTTTGAAATCGAAAGAGATCTGATCAATGGAAAAATCCAAGTAAAAGATTTACCTGAAATTTGGAATACCAAGATGAAAGAAAGCTTTGGTTTATCGATAGAAAATGATGCCGAGGGTGTTTTGCAGGATATTCATTGGTCGATGGGTGCTTTTGGGTATTTCCCAACATATACACTTGGAAATATTTTTAGTTCACAGTTTTTCAAAAAATTTACAGAAGAATTTCCTAATTCGCATAACAAATTTTCTACGAAAGGTGATTTTTCTGATCTACTGAGTTGGCTCAGGAAAAATATTCATTCAAAGGGGAAAATATTTGATGTTGATACGTTGATGAAACAGACAACAGGTGAATCTGCAAATTCAAAATACTTAATTTCTTATTTGAATGGGAAAATTAAAGAAGTAACGAAATAATTAGAATCGGAATTTAAAACCAAAGGAACTATATGTCAGGATCAGAACAAGTATTAGAAAAACTTAGCCAATTATCATATTTCGACAACCTTGCATTGTACTATTTATGTATTGAAACTCCACCACAAACACTTGCTTTAGCATTCATGCAAATGGATGAAAAAATAGCAGGTTCTATGCTCGGAGTTTTGGATGTACAAAAAAGAAAGTATGTACATGAACTTATGTCTTTACAAAAGGATAGTCCAGAAGACGCAAGAAAAGCCGCCGCCGAAGGTTTGTTACTCATTGCAGACGGCTTAATTTCTAGAAATTTAATCAGTAAACAAGGAAATTATTTTTTTGGTACAAAGAGATAATAAGACCCAACTCCTAAACTAATCCAGGCTACTAAAAAACTCACTCCTCCTATGGGAGTGATGGCACCCAAAACTCGAATCCCTGTGACGGCGAGGGTATACAAACTAAAAGAAAAAATCAAAACCCCCAAAAGAAACATCCAGGTTGCTAATTTCAAATACGTTTTACTTTTGTTCGAAGATTCAGATACCAATGAATGTTGTAACAAAAGAAATGCGACAAGTGATGCCAGAGTGTGATAAAAATGATATCGGTTTCCCGTTTCATAAATTACCATCAAATCGGGGGTTACGATCTTTTTGAGTCCGTGGGCACCAAAAGCACCAATTGCCACAGCTAAAAAACCGGAAAGGCATATGAGTAGGATTAAAACCGCAGAGGATTGCTTCTTGACAAGATTCATTAACGATACTTCCTATTGCCTATGACTTCAGATGCATCTGGAAAGAATACTAAATTTGTTAGAGTTTGGCGACAACTCAATGTAGAGGATGTAAAAAAACAACTACTCTATATTGATGATCTCTATGGCACATGTGGAAATTGTAAAAAGTTGGGTCTAAACTATTTAAAAGATAAAAAATGCCCTGATTGCGGGATAACATTTAAATATTTAGCAACTAAATTAAGTAAGGTGGCAGATGTTGGAAAGATTCTAAGTCGAATTGACAAAGAAGGTTTAGATTTAACGTTAATTGAGAGAGAGGATTTCGAAAGGTCAAGTGCGGCAGACGCAGCAAGGGACCTATTCAAATCATAAACAAAATGGAAAGTTTGGTCGTTTGATTTGTTTGATTAAAATTTAAACGACCAGCCAAATTGTGCTGTTTTATTGTGTGCTGATGTATCTTCCCAAGCATCAAAGGCTCGAACCGCTCTTGAGACAGCAAGTGCAGCAAATACGCCCACTGCATTCGGCGAATCCCAAACATTCCCAGCACCTTTGACATTGGCCATATTATCCCAAATGTTTTTTTTAGGTAAATTCTCTTGGGCATAGAGGTAAGCACCACCTGCCAAAATCAAATCACATAATAAATAAATACTCATACTGACAAATGTATCTCGATTCGAAAAGAGAGGAGAATTCCACGAATTGTATCCAACGGAAGCCATTGGAGAGATTAAGTTTAAACCTTGGGAAACAACATGGTATTTTTCTGATAAAGGAACTGCTGATTCATGCGGAGCTTTTTGTAACAATTCTTGTTCTAAAATTTCTTTCCACATCCTTTCCTGACCACGTCTGGGAGATTCAATGCGAATGATTGAATCAGGAGAGGTTTTTCCAACTTTTCCCACATAGATATTAAAATCATACGGGTTTTTCCAACGGTTTCTATATCTGTAGACAAACCCTTGTGTTTTTTCATCCGCATAAAAATCCGGATCTAGTTTGTTAAGGAGTGCCACCAAACGAAGATTAACATCTTCTGGTCCACCTAAAATCTCTACTGTTTCTCCAGCGATCAAAGAACTGATTCCGATAGTTGGCAATAATAAGAGAAAAGAAAAATAGATAACAAAGGACACAAATCCTTTAAAAATGAAATTCATGACTGGACTCCGGGAAGTTGAAGGTAAGCATTAATTAAACCTAACGAATTATATGTGGCATGACAAGCCATTGCGATCCAAATATTTCCCGTTTTAATGTAAATGTATCCAAAGAACATGCCCACTCCGCATATAATAAATGGAATGGCAATTGACGTTCCTTCTCCATAATGAAGCCAACCAAAAAGCAAAGAAACTATGAATAAACCTTCTTGTGCTAGATTTTTATCAATAAAGGCTTTTAGTAAAAATCCTCTAAAAAAGATTTCTTCGAGGATTCCTGTAATGATTCCAACAACATAAATTCCCCAAGCTAATAAGTAGGTGTTTCCATGAATTGCTTCATAAAGTTTTTTTGCAAAAACCCCTGATTCAACAGGTACTGATAATCTTTCTAATATCAATCCAAAGATAACAACAACGATAAAACAAATAAATCCATTGGCTATCCCTCGAAGTAATATAGGAATAGATAATTCATCCTGAAGATTGGTAACAGGAATTTGTAAAACTTTTTTATAGAGTAAATATCCTAATCCCACATAACATAAAAACCATGGTATCGAATGACCCAAAAGGTAGTGTGGTTTTTCAGAAAACACCTTATCATAAAACTGAGACAAAAGTAAACTTGGGTTCTCAGTGATTTCT
This genomic stretch from Leptospira meyeri harbors:
- a CDS encoding carboxypeptidase M32, giving the protein MALPQALENYRKQYRKIKLFQDVASVLHWDSEVMMPEEGREYRSSQIAAVAELTHDWMTDKSFLNQIQSAKESINELPEFERSVWNRELEVLMEEKDKADKLPSEFVSEFARVTNLAHAEWAMAKKEKNFQSFSKRLEELVQLSKKQADYFGYTTEPYDALLDSYEKGAKAKQIQILFSDLKDSLVPIVATAPKFKNPFPGPISIEKQTKFCNRLPSLLGLTTKESRLDTSNHPFSTSLGKGDKRITTRYSETDPLSSIFGVLHETGHSLYESGLSAMPDWPTPITEFLSLGIHESQSRLWENQVGRSLPFWEFVYPILLSDFSLTDKELPFKELYQFINSTEKTKVRVEADQVTYNLHIILRFEIERDLINGKIQVKDLPEIWNTKMKESFGLSIENDAEGVLQDIHWSMGAFGYFPTYTLGNIFSSQFFKKFTEEFPNSHNKFSTKGDFSDLLSWLRKNIHSKGKIFDVDTLMKQTTGESANSKYLISYLNGKIKEVTK
- a CDS encoding DUF423 domain-containing protein, with amino-acid sequence MNLVKKQSSAVLILLICLSGFLAVAIGAFGAHGLKKIVTPDLMVIYETGNRYHFYHTLASLVAFLLLQHSLVSESSNKSKTYLKLATWMFLLGVLIFSFSLYTLAVTGIRVLGAITPIGGVSFLVAWISLGVGSYYLFVPKK
- a CDS encoding CPBP family intramembrane glutamic endopeptidase is translated as MQNRFFEIFRLTAYSLGLVYVCSFFYSVIFLAFVNNTVLGDRIPEDQILPLYEEYWEGKMDFSTMLSEYEKIVTPIKDKFQKEITENPSLLLSQFYDKVFSEKPHYLLGHSIPWFLCYVGLGYLLYKKVLQIPVTNLQDELSIPILLRGIANGFICFIVVVIFGLILERLSVPVESGVFAKKLYEAIHGNTYLLAWGIYVVGIITGILEEIFFRGFLLKAFIDKNLAQEGLFIVSLLFGWLHYGEGTSIAIPFIICGVGMFFGYIYIKTGNIWIAMACHATYNSLGLINAYLQLPGVQS